A region of Thermotoga sp. Mc24 DNA encodes the following proteins:
- a CDS encoding AAA family ATPase → MNELLRPKDFEDFVGQDHIFGDKGILRRTLKTGNMFSSILYGPPGSGKTSVFSLLKRYFNGEVVYLSSTVHGVSEIKNVLKRGEQLRKYGKKLLLFLDEIHRLNKNQQMVLVSHVERGDIVLVATTTENPSFAIVPALLSRCRILYFKKLSDEDLMKILKKATEVLNIDLEETVEKAIVRYSEGDARKLLNTLEIVHQAFKNKRATLEDLETLLGNVSGYTKESHYDFASAFIKSMRGSDPNAAVYYLVKMIEMGEDPRFIARRMIIFASEDVGLADPNALHIAVSTSIAVEHVGLPECLMNLVECAIYLSLAPKSNSVYLAMKKAQELLVEDVPLFLRNPVTEEMKKRGYGERYLYPHDFGGFVKTNYLPEKLKGEVIFQPKRVGFEEELFERLKRLWPEKYGGESMAEVRKELEYKGKKIRIVKGDITREEADAIVNAANEYLKHGGGVAGAIVRAGGSVIQEESDRIVQERGRIPTGEAVVTGAGKLKAKYVIHAVGPVWRGGSHGEDELLYKAVYNALLRAHELKLKSISMPAISTGIFGFPKERAVGIFSKAIKDFIDQHPDTALEEIRICNIDEETTKIFEEKFSV, encoded by the coding sequence TTGAATGAACTGCTCAGGCCGAAAGATTTCGAGGATTTCGTCGGTCAGGATCATATATTCGGCGATAAAGGGATTCTCCGGCGAACTTTAAAAACAGGCAACATGTTCTCCTCCATCCTTTATGGACCACCGGGGTCTGGTAAGACCTCGGTTTTTTCACTGCTGAAAAGGTATTTCAACGGCGAGGTAGTTTATCTGAGCTCCACCGTTCACGGGGTTTCTGAAATAAAGAACGTTCTCAAAAGAGGAGAACAGCTGAGAAAATACGGAAAAAAACTGCTTCTTTTTCTCGATGAAATACACCGCCTGAACAAAAACCAGCAGATGGTCTTGGTTTCCCATGTTGAACGAGGAGACATCGTACTGGTTGCGACAACAACTGAAAACCCAAGTTTTGCCATCGTACCCGCACTTCTCTCAAGATGCAGGATTCTTTACTTCAAAAAACTCTCTGACGAGGACCTGATGAAGATCTTGAAAAAAGCAACAGAGGTTCTCAACATCGATCTGGAAGAAACGGTAGAGAAAGCCATAGTAAGGTATTCCGAAGGAGACGCCAGGAAACTCTTGAACACCCTGGAGATCGTCCACCAGGCGTTCAAAAACAAGAGGGCAACTCTTGAAGATCTGGAAACTCTGCTGGGAAATGTGAGCGGGTACACGAAGGAATCACACTACGATTTCGCTTCAGCCTTTATAAAGAGTATGAGGGGTAGCGATCCAAACGCCGCCGTTTACTACCTCGTCAAGATGATAGAGATGGGAGAAGACCCGCGATTCATAGCACGAAGAATGATCATATTCGCCAGCGAAGACGTTGGACTCGCCGACCCAAACGCTCTACATATCGCCGTTTCGACCTCCATCGCTGTCGAACACGTGGGACTTCCCGAATGCTTGATGAACCTTGTAGAGTGTGCCATCTACCTTTCCCTCGCTCCCAAGAGCAATTCTGTTTATCTTGCAATGAAAAAGGCCCAGGAACTTCTTGTGGAGGACGTACCGCTTTTTTTGAGAAATCCCGTCACCGAAGAAATGAAAAAGCGTGGATACGGAGAAAGGTATCTTTATCCCCATGATTTCGGTGGTTTCGTGAAAACGAACTATCTTCCAGAAAAGTTGAAAGGTGAGGTCATCTTCCAGCCAAAAAGAGTAGGTTTTGAGGAAGAACTCTTTGAAAGGCTCAAACGTCTTTGGCCCGAGAAGTACGGGGGTGAAAGTATGGCCGAAGTGAGAAAAGAACTGGAATACAAAGGGAAAAAGATCAGAATCGTAAAGGGAGACATCACAAGAGAAGAAGCGGACGCCATAGTGAACGCGGCGAACGAATATCTGAAACACGGAGGAGGAGTAGCGGGAGCGATCGTGAGAGCAGGTGGAAGCGTTATTCAGGAGGAAAGCGACAGGATCGTTCAGGAGCGTGGAAGAATTCCGACAGGCGAAGCGGTGGTAACCGGCGCTGGAAAGCTGAAGGCAAAATACGTGATTCACGCTGTGGGACCCGTTTGGAGAGGAGGCAGTCATGGAGAGGACGAACTCCTCTACAAAGCAGTTTACAACGCACTCCTTCGAGCTCACGAACTGAAATTGAAAAGCATCTCAATGCCTGCCATCAGCACAGGAATCTTCGGATTTCCGAAAGAAAGAGCGGTGGGAATCTTTTCAAAGGCAATAAAAGATTTCATCGATCAACATCCGGATACCGCTCTGGAAGAAATCCGCATATGCAATATAGACGAGGAAACAACGAAAATTTTCGAAGAAAAGTTCAGCGTTTGA
- the groL gene encoding chaperonin GroEL (60 kDa chaperone family; promotes refolding of misfolded polypeptides especially under stressful conditions; forms two stacked rings of heptamers to form a barrel-shaped 14mer; ends can be capped by GroES; misfolded proteins enter the barrel where they are refolded when GroES binds), with amino-acid sequence MPKILKFNEEARRALERGVDKVANAVKVTLGPKGRNVVIEKSWGSPTITNDGVSIAKEIELEDKFENLGAQLVKEVASKTNDVAGDGTTTATVLAQAMIKEGLKNVAAGANPILLKRGIDKAVEKAVEEIKKVSKKLSGREDIAHVAAISANSAEIGELIAEAMDKVGEDGVITVEDSKTLETYVEFTEGMQFDRGYISPYFVTDAEKMEVVLKEPFILITDRKLSAVKPLISILEKVAQTGRPLLVIAEDVEGEVLTTLVLNKLKGTLQSCAVKAPGFGERRKAMLQDIAILTGGQVASEELGINLEDLTLEDLGRADLVRVKKDETIIIGGKGDPEAIKKRIAQIKAQIEETTSEYEKETLQERMAKLAGGVAVIKVGAATETELKEKKHRIEDALSATRAAVEEGIVPGGGVTLLRARKAVEKVIEELEGDEKIGAQIVYKALSAPIKQIAENAGYDGAVIVEKILSNDDPAYGFDALRGEYCNMFERGIIDPAKVTRSALQNAASIAGMLLTTEVLIVEKPEEKKETPSIPEEF; translated from the coding sequence TATAGCCAAGGAGATTGAGCTCGAGGATAAATTCGAAAACCTCGGGGCTCAGCTCGTGAAAGAGGTTGCTTCCAAAACAAACGACGTTGCCGGTGATGGTACAACAACGGCTACAGTTCTCGCACAGGCCATGATCAAAGAAGGCCTCAAGAACGTTGCAGCAGGTGCCAATCCAATACTCCTCAAGAGGGGTATAGACAAAGCTGTTGAGAAAGCCGTCGAAGAGATCAAGAAGGTCTCCAAGAAACTTTCCGGTAGGGAGGACATTGCCCACGTTGCCGCTATATCTGCGAACAGTGCCGAAATTGGAGAACTCATCGCAGAAGCTATGGACAAGGTAGGAGAAGACGGAGTCATCACCGTGGAGGATTCCAAGACGCTTGAAACGTATGTTGAATTCACCGAAGGTATGCAGTTTGACAGGGGTTACATTTCACCGTACTTCGTCACAGATGCTGAGAAGATGGAGGTTGTTCTGAAAGAGCCCTTCATACTCATCACTGACAGGAAGCTCAGCGCTGTGAAACCTCTCATTTCAATTCTTGAAAAAGTCGCTCAGACCGGAAGACCACTCCTCGTCATAGCGGAAGACGTTGAAGGAGAAGTTCTGACAACGCTCGTTCTCAACAAGCTCAAGGGTACTCTCCAGTCCTGTGCTGTGAAGGCGCCTGGATTCGGTGAAAGAAGGAAAGCCATGCTTCAGGACATAGCGATACTCACCGGAGGTCAGGTGGCAAGTGAAGAGCTCGGAATCAATCTCGAGGATCTCACCCTCGAAGATCTCGGAAGAGCCGATCTTGTGAGAGTCAAGAAGGATGAGACCATCATAATTGGAGGAAAAGGTGATCCGGAGGCCATCAAGAAGAGAATTGCTCAGATCAAAGCCCAGATAGAAGAAACCACGTCCGAATACGAAAAAGAAACTCTCCAGGAAAGGATGGCAAAGCTCGCAGGAGGAGTAGCCGTCATAAAGGTCGGAGCAGCCACCGAAACAGAGCTCAAGGAAAAGAAACACAGAATTGAAGATGCATTGAGTGCTACAAGGGCAGCTGTTGAAGAAGGAATCGTTCCAGGTGGAGGAGTAACACTCCTGAGAGCAAGAAAAGCCGTTGAAAAGGTCATAGAAGAGCTCGAAGGCGACGAGAAAATAGGAGCTCAGATCGTTTACAAGGCACTCTCAGCCCCAATTAAGCAAATCGCTGAAAACGCAGGATACGATGGAGCGGTGATCGTAGAGAAGATACTCTCGAATGACGATCCAGCCTATGGATTCGACGCACTCAGGGGAGAATACTGCAACATGTTTGAAAGAGGAATCATTGACCCAGCAAAGGTTACAAGGAGCGCTCTGCAGAACGCCGCGTCCATCGCTGGAATGCTCCTGACAACGGAAGTGCTCATCGTTGAAAAACCCGAGGAGAAAAAAGAAACACCGAGTATTCCTGAAGAATTCTAA